The proteins below come from a single Streptococcus canis genomic window:
- a CDS encoding DUF5945 family protein, with the protein MSKTWNFDQPLDDVKPTSSHEERAKIAALFHKQDEKSIEEVDYVAAFEQQQKESESKDVQTPESKVKQSQLKNVNITSDYKQHLANTIAQNNKDISACQKQIEELHQLIDEKKIQNKKLQAISVAIDDL; encoded by the coding sequence ATGAGTAAAACATGGAATTTTGATCAGCCACTAGATGATGTGAAACCGACATCGTCCCATGAAGAACGAGCTAAAATCGCAGCACTTTTCCATAAGCAGGATGAAAAGTCAATTGAAGAAGTAGATTATGTGGCTGCTTTTGAACAGCAACAAAAGGAGTCAGAATCAAAAGATGTACAGACGCCTGAATCAAAAGTTAAACAAAGTCAGCTGAAGAATGTAAATATTACAAGTGACTATAAACAACACTTAGCAAATACCATTGCACAAAACAATAAGGATATTTCCGCCTGTCAGAAGCAAATTGAAGAACTTCATCAATTGATTGATGAAAAGAAAATCCAAAATAAAAAGTTACAGGCTATTTCAGTAGCCATTGATGATTTATAA
- a CDS encoding DUF5965 family protein codes for MSVIERLAEKVARQEEKVSRETEKLEHYRDQLQTAMYSTFIKRQQSSQLSFHEALEQAFGKENTLQPIYRNEDTE; via the coding sequence ATGAGTGTGATTGAACGTCTGGCTGAAAAAGTAGCTAGGCAAGAAGAAAAGGTCTCACGTGAGACGGAGAAATTGGAACACTATCGTGACCAACTACAAACAGCTATGTACAGTACCTTTATCAAACGGCAACAATCTAGTCAGTTGTCATTTCATGAAGCACTAGAGCAAGCCTTTGGTAAAGAAAATACACTACAACCAATTTACAGAAATGAGGATACAGAATGA
- a CDS encoding toprim domain-containing protein, with product MTRIKAVKQKAILDVAESLGYSFRQLSGHIYEHPDHDSFRIFADTNTFKWFSRDIQGDVIDFVQLVTGVTFNEAVSYLETGDFKQTKIIEETYQPFQYYLHEEPFQQASTYLQVVRGLSDQTINTFGRQGLLAQATYQLEPVLVFKSFDHNGTLQAASLQGLVKNEERHKRGYLKKIMKGSHGHVGVSFDIGNPKRLIFCESVIDMMSYYQLHQKQLSDVRLVSMEGLKLSVIAYQTFRLAAEEQGKLTFLDTVKPSRFSYYLQAIQETTTFFQTHSNVITMAVDNDEAGREFCQKLSDKGFPNSQDLPLLQGLETKSDWNDIVKQQSELSLSDFIQTAQAQVNKNHPPPKQEHALEL from the coding sequence ATGACACGAATTAAAGCAGTAAAACAAAAGGCTATTTTAGATGTGGCTGAAAGTCTGGGTTATTCTTTTAGACAATTATCAGGACACATTTATGAACACCCAGACCATGATTCCTTTCGGATTTTTGCGGATACCAATACTTTCAAATGGTTTTCAAGAGATATACAAGGGGATGTGATTGACTTTGTTCAATTAGTTACAGGTGTCACTTTCAATGAGGCTGTATCCTATCTTGAAACTGGAGATTTTAAACAGACCAAAATAATAGAAGAAACTTATCAACCGTTTCAATATTATTTGCATGAAGAACCCTTTCAGCAAGCAAGTACTTACTTGCAAGTCGTCCGTGGCCTAAGTGATCAGACTATTAATACCTTTGGCAGACAAGGATTGCTTGCTCAAGCTACTTATCAATTGGAGCCAGTATTAGTGTTTAAAAGCTTTGACCATAATGGGACCTTACAGGCAGCAAGCCTTCAAGGTCTCGTCAAAAATGAAGAAAGACACAAACGTGGCTATTTGAAGAAAATCATGAAAGGCTCTCATGGCCATGTCGGTGTTAGTTTCGATATTGGGAATCCCAAGCGACTCATTTTTTGTGAATCGGTTATTGATATGATGAGTTATTATCAGCTTCATCAAAAGCAATTATCTGATGTTCGCTTGGTTTCAATGGAGGGCTTAAAACTTTCTGTGATTGCTTATCAGACTTTTCGTTTAGCAGCGGAGGAACAGGGGAAACTGACATTTCTAGATACAGTAAAACCAAGCAGATTTAGCTATTATCTTCAGGCAATACAAGAGACGACAACCTTTTTTCAAACTCATTCAAACGTCATAACAATGGCTGTTGATAACGATGAAGCAGGAAGAGAATTTTGTCAGAAACTGTCAGATAAAGGATTTCCGAATTCTCAAGATTTACCACTATTGCAGGGACTTGAAACAAAGTCAGATTGGAATGATATTGTGAAACAGCAGAGTGAACTATCCTTAAGTGATTTTATCCAAACAGCCCAAGCACAAGTCAATAAGAATCATCCTCCACCTAAACAAGAGCACGCTTTGGAATTGTGA
- a CDS encoding DUF5966 family protein, producing the protein MQELIEQILQGFMLVAALGLIFIILYQIFRLATGLFLIGFISGLIFIEVYGIYLFFTERYLYTEDLAANGILSFTGFYIALNLFLVFSFMMKWWSARTA; encoded by the coding sequence ATGCAAGAACTAATAGAACAGATATTGCAGGGATTTATGCTAGTTGCCGCTTTAGGATTGATTTTTATTATTTTGTATCAGATTTTTAGACTAGCGACAGGCTTATTTCTCATCGGATTTATCAGTGGTTTAATCTTTATAGAAGTTTATGGGATTTACCTATTCTTTACGGAAAGGTATCTCTATACAGAAGATTTGGCAGCGAATGGGATTTTGAGTTTTACAGGTTTTTATATTGCTTTGAATCTATTTCTCGTTTTTAGCTTTATGATGAAGTGGTGGAGTGCAAGAACAGCATAA
- a CDS encoding DUF5962 family protein, producing MAQTLEEMRYQLEEWLAQGFANPEDRANYQTLKEQYEDETLDYSFSKREIIGQLEVIITTRENDFPNLDEVTKTEYLDLVAQLDELDKEQANYYRKQLG from the coding sequence ATGGCTCAAACACTAGAAGAAATGCGTTATCAACTTGAAGAATGGTTGGCACAAGGCTTTGCAAACCCAGAGGATAGAGCTAACTACCAAACCTTAAAGGAACAGTATGAAGATGAAACTCTTGATTATAGCTTTTCAAAGCGAGAAATCATTGGTCAACTGGAAGTCATCATCACAACTCGTGAGAATGACTTTCCAAACTTAGATGAGGTGACGAAAACAGAATACCTTGATTTGGTCGCTCAACTAGATGAACTCGACAAGGAACAAGCAAACTATTATCGTAAGCAATTGGGATAG